A window of the Candidatus Binatia bacterium genome harbors these coding sequences:
- a CDS encoding CusA/CzcA family heavy metal efflux RND transporter, giving the protein MSPLDRFVALALRERFLVLIGVAALVVVGVTAYETIPVEAFPDLTSNQVVIVAEAPGLAVPEVEHRIAYPIETAVMGVPGAEQVRSLSKFGLAMVTVVFDDDVPTYFARQLVTERLNDARARLPAGVEPTLGPVATAFGEIYHYLIEGDDNDLMTRKTLHDWEVRQRLRSVKGVGEVNSWGGQTRQFQVVVDPRKLEKYGLALRQVLRALADNNTAFGGGFIEHRSERYTVRGLGLAAGVDDLKRIVLASKDGVPVFVGDVADVIVAPMPRNGAVTRDGKGETVSGMVILLKGENAKSVAERVKARVDEIERSFPAGVKLQPFYDQTEVIDRTTRTLRTNLIEGSLLVVAVLFVFLRDVRAALLVALVIPLSLLAAFLGMRGFGISANLMSLGAIDFGLIVDGAVVMMENFIRRREDLPALPATATERRAFFTSAATEVARPVLFGVLIIIAVYLPIFTLQGLEGKMFRPMAITVCSAIFGSLVLSLTAIPVLASLVLRLDTAKHREDWFERLRVLYVHHLAAQMDRRLRTIGVATLAVVVALGSIPLLGTEFMPKLDEGSILIETRKLPSVALEDSAAISTRIEQQLLEFSEVRRIVTKIGRPDLATEAMGIYQGDVYVLLHPHEEWTTGRSKEELIDAMAAKLSGMPGVTFNFTQPMAMRLDEVVSGVKADVAVKVFGPDAAVLERLGTKISEVLARVRGAADLQIEVLSGAAQMQIDIDRDQMARYGLNVADVREVVETAVGGTVATEILDGVRRFGVAVRFPDDLRKDTAAVAGILLTAPGGERVPLGQVARVHTVRGPEVINREDGERRLVVQTNVRGRDIGSFVAEAEDRIAAAVQLPMGYYMRWGGQFENQQRATRRLAVVVPLSVAIIFILLYVTFDRVRQAALVILNVPFALIGGVAALWLRGINLNLSASVGFIALFGVAVLNGVVLIVAINQLRSDGMTLRAAIVTGAGRRLKPVLMTALVASLGFVPMAISTGAGAEIQRPLASVVIGGIVTSTLLTLVVLPTLYEMIESRVERRRAARERIAIP; this is encoded by the coding sequence ATGTCGCCGCTCGACAGGTTCGTGGCCCTCGCCCTGCGCGAGCGGTTTCTGGTGCTCATCGGGGTTGCCGCCCTTGTCGTCGTCGGCGTCACCGCCTACGAAACGATCCCCGTCGAGGCGTTTCCGGACCTGACCAGCAACCAGGTCGTTATCGTTGCGGAAGCCCCCGGCCTGGCGGTGCCGGAAGTCGAACATCGCATTGCCTATCCGATCGAGACGGCGGTGATGGGCGTCCCGGGCGCCGAACAGGTACGGTCACTGTCGAAGTTCGGGCTGGCCATGGTGACCGTGGTGTTCGACGACGACGTGCCGACGTATTTCGCGCGCCAGCTCGTTACCGAGCGCCTCAACGATGCGCGCGCCCGCCTCCCGGCGGGCGTCGAGCCCACGCTTGGACCTGTCGCCACCGCCTTCGGCGAGATCTACCATTACCTGATCGAGGGCGACGACAACGACCTGATGACGCGCAAGACGCTGCACGATTGGGAAGTCCGCCAGCGCCTGCGCTCGGTGAAGGGCGTGGGCGAAGTGAATTCGTGGGGTGGGCAGACACGGCAGTTTCAGGTTGTCGTCGATCCCCGTAAACTGGAGAAATACGGGCTGGCGCTGCGCCAGGTGCTGCGCGCCCTCGCCGATAACAACACCGCGTTCGGCGGGGGCTTCATCGAACATCGCTCGGAGCGCTATACGGTCCGCGGCCTCGGTCTGGCAGCCGGCGTGGACGATCTGAAGCGCATCGTGTTGGCGAGCAAGGACGGTGTGCCGGTCTTCGTCGGCGACGTTGCCGACGTGATCGTCGCCCCCATGCCGCGCAACGGGGCGGTGACACGGGACGGCAAGGGCGAAACCGTTTCCGGCATGGTGATCTTGCTGAAGGGGGAGAACGCGAAGAGCGTCGCGGAGCGCGTCAAGGCGCGGGTCGACGAGATCGAGCGATCGTTCCCCGCCGGGGTGAAGCTGCAACCGTTCTACGATCAAACCGAAGTGATCGATCGCACGACGCGGACGTTGCGTACGAACCTGATCGAGGGTTCGCTGCTGGTGGTCGCCGTGCTGTTCGTGTTCCTGCGCGATGTCCGCGCCGCCTTGCTCGTGGCGCTGGTCATCCCCCTGTCGCTGCTGGCGGCCTTCCTCGGCATGCGGGGTTTCGGGATATCGGCCAACCTGATGTCCCTCGGCGCCATCGACTTCGGGCTCATCGTCGACGGTGCGGTGGTGATGATGGAGAACTTCATCCGCCGCCGGGAAGACCTGCCTGCGCTGCCGGCAACGGCAACCGAGCGCCGCGCCTTCTTCACGTCGGCAGCTACGGAAGTGGCGCGCCCGGTGCTCTTCGGGGTGCTGATCATCATTGCGGTGTATCTACCCATCTTCACGCTCCAGGGTCTCGAGGGGAAGATGTTCCGGCCGATGGCGATCACCGTCTGCTCGGCCATCTTCGGGTCGCTGGTCCTGTCGCTCACGGCGATCCCGGTGCTCGCCTCGTTGGTGTTGCGGCTCGACACCGCCAAGCATCGCGAGGACTGGTTCGAACGCCTGCGCGTCCTGTACGTCCACCATCTCGCTGCGCAGATGGACCGCCGCCTCCGTACGATCGGCGTGGCGACGTTAGCGGTGGTGGTGGCACTGGGTTCGATTCCATTGCTGGGCACGGAGTTCATGCCCAAGCTCGACGAAGGCTCCATTCTGATCGAAACCCGCAAGCTGCCGTCGGTGGCACTCGAGGACTCCGCCGCCATCTCGACTCGCATCGAACAGCAATTGCTCGAGTTTTCCGAGGTGCGCCGGATTGTGACCAAGATCGGGCGGCCCGACCTGGCCACCGAAGCCATGGGCATCTACCAGGGGGACGTCTACGTCCTGTTGCACCCGCACGAGGAGTGGACCACGGGGCGCAGCAAGGAGGAACTCATCGATGCGATGGCGGCGAAGCTCTCGGGGATGCCCGGGGTGACCTTCAATTTTACGCAACCGATGGCGATGCGACTCGACGAAGTCGTATCCGGGGTCAAGGCCGACGTGGCGGTGAAGGTATTCGGTCCGGACGCGGCCGTACTGGAGCGTCTGGGCACGAAGATCTCCGAGGTGCTGGCCAGGGTTCGCGGCGCAGCCGACCTGCAAATCGAAGTCCTTTCCGGCGCCGCGCAGATGCAGATCGACATCGACCGCGACCAGATGGCCCGCTACGGACTCAACGTCGCCGACGTGCGCGAAGTGGTGGAAACGGCAGTCGGCGGTACGGTGGCCACCGAGATACTCGACGGGGTGCGGCGGTTCGGCGTCGCGGTGCGGTTTCCCGACGACCTGCGCAAGGACACGGCGGCGGTCGCCGGCATCCTGCTCACCGCTCCGGGGGGCGAACGGGTGCCGCTCGGGCAGGTGGCGCGCGTGCACACGGTGCGCGGCCCCGAGGTCATAAATCGAGAGGACGGCGAGCGGCGCCTGGTGGTGCAAACGAACGTCCGTGGCCGTGACATCGGTAGCTTCGTAGCCGAGGCGGAAGACCGGATCGCCGCCGCGGTGCAGTTGCCGATGGGCTACTACATGCGCTGGGGCGGACAGTTCGAAAACCAGCAACGGGCGACGCGGCGGCTGGCGGTGGTGGTGCCGCTGTCGGTGGCGATCATCTTCATTCTGCTGTACGTGACCTTCGACCGGGTGCGGCAGGCGGCGCTGGTCATCCTCAACGTTCCGTTCGCGCTCATTGGCGGAGTCGCCGCCCTGTGGCTGCGCGGCATCAACCTGAACCTATCGGCATCGGTCGGTTTCATCGCGCTGTTCGGTGTTGCCGTGCTCAACGGCGTGGTGCTCATCGTCGCGATCAATCAGTTGCGCAGCGACGGCATGACGCTGCGGGCAGCGATCGTGACGGGTGCCGGAAGGCGACTGAAGCCGGTGCTGATGACGGCACTCGTGGCGTCACTGGGGTTCGTGCCGATGGCGATATCGACCGGCGCCGGAGCGGAGATTCAGCGGCCCCTCGCCTCGGTGGTGATCGGCGGCATCGTGACGTCGACGCTGCTCACCCTGGTCGTGTTGCCGACCCTCTACGAAATGATCGAAAGCCGGGTAGAGCGTCGCCGCGCCGCCCGTGAGCGCATCGCAATTCCCTGA
- a CDS encoding efflux RND transporter periplasmic adaptor subunit translates to MTSPRPVGKLIVFGGLVAVAATTAIIGWRSRPAPPAPVAAVHEAADTVRLDAAQRTAAGIVVEPARAEQRTEQLEAPGTLAVDGALTARIGAIVEAKVLAVFVQVGDRVHPGQVLAELHSHIIHESWAAYRKALAERKRATAELTYAVEADERARRLFADKAVSLQEVQRTQVDRDLAVQALDMANTEVRRSAEVMEHLGITSGDDPRGEGGEQIPVRSPIGGAVLERLVTEGTAVTAGAPLFVVSDLLRLWALAEVNETALPLLRVGSPVTLRVAAYPAETFSGTIVFVGDTLDPITRRVTVRCSVPNPDGRLKPNMFATITFETRAPRQVVTVPTDAVQDLDGTQVVFVTTDGETFTSRPIATGTEAGGRVEVAAGLAAGERLAVAGSFLLKSELLKSAAAEE, encoded by the coding sequence ATGACCTCTCCACGGCCCGTCGGTAAGCTGATCGTGTTCGGCGGCCTCGTCGCCGTCGCGGCCACCACCGCCATTATCGGATGGCGATCACGGCCGGCCCCTCCCGCGCCGGTGGCGGCGGTCCACGAGGCAGCCGACACGGTGCGGCTGGATGCCGCGCAACGCACGGCCGCCGGGATCGTCGTGGAGCCGGCCCGCGCGGAGCAACGCACCGAGCAACTCGAGGCCCCGGGCACTCTGGCGGTCGACGGAGCGCTCACCGCCCGCATCGGCGCCATCGTCGAAGCCAAGGTCCTCGCCGTCTTCGTGCAGGTGGGCGACCGCGTGCACCCCGGACAGGTTCTTGCCGAGCTCCACAGCCACATAATTCACGAGTCGTGGGCGGCGTACCGCAAGGCCCTTGCCGAACGGAAACGTGCGACCGCCGAACTCACATACGCCGTCGAAGCGGACGAGCGCGCCCGCCGCCTCTTTGCCGACAAGGCCGTTTCGTTGCAGGAGGTTCAGCGAACCCAGGTCGACCGCGACCTCGCCGTCCAGGCGCTCGATATGGCGAACACCGAAGTTCGCCGCTCCGCGGAGGTGATGGAGCATCTCGGCATCACTTCCGGGGACGACCCGCGCGGCGAAGGGGGCGAGCAGATCCCCGTGCGCTCGCCGATCGGCGGGGCCGTCCTCGAACGCCTCGTCACCGAGGGCACGGCGGTCACCGCGGGCGCGCCGCTTTTCGTGGTCAGCGATCTGTTGCGGCTGTGGGCACTCGCCGAGGTCAACGAGACGGCTCTGCCGCTGCTGCGCGTGGGCTCGCCGGTAACCCTGCGCGTCGCCGCGTATCCGGCCGAGACTTTTTCGGGCACCATCGTCTTTGTCGGCGATACGCTCGACCCGATCACCCGCCGCGTGACGGTACGGTGCAGCGTCCCCAACCCCGACGGCCGGCTGAAGCCCAACATGTTTGCCACCATCACCTTCGAGACGCGCGCGCCGCGTCAGGTCGTAACCGTACCCACGGATGCGGTGCAGGACCTCGACGGCACGCAGGTGGTGTTCGTGACTACCGACGGGGAGACCTTCACGAGTCGACCGATCGCCACCGGCACGGAGGCGGGCGGGCGTGTCGAAGTCGCCGCCGGATTGGCCGCCGGCGAACGCCTCGCGGTCGCGGGCAGTTTCTTGCTCAAGTCGGAGTTGCTGAAGAGCGCGGCGGCCGAGGAGTGA
- a CDS encoding dockerin type I repeat-containing protein yields the protein MNGPRRSAVLVVFLGVLGVAPVASGQLHGDANCDGFVNTLDLEAVIDIVFGMPSECATADVNRDGAVTIADAVGVVLALPTLPPTPTPSETPTVTVSPSPSETPTATESPTPSETPTITPTSPPPTLTRTFTPSGTATHTPTVTRTATPSRTATRTPTSSRTTTPTPTPSGTRTPTLTRTTTPTRTDTPTRTPTRTATESRTPTASKTPTATRTATLTRTPSLTPTQSGTPTETRTRTITPTRTVTPTPTPTSIILPGPQITYFGLANAEGFPVASSGKEGLDDVYTRPFGAFFYIVVESRPGSSSSPPSTNSYNADNPDAAPGFRLWADNDFGNGSETVCDAGPLPDFPLGGVPRVQTYNPSDAAVARALNDLGCRIEVVTASSLACTLDPFSTDIAFVNRQQSLVQACTRSVLSSALRLPDGRTRLSVQWLDGAGNASAVKSIILNVGG from the coding sequence GTGAACGGACCTCGCAGGAGTGCGGTTCTGGTTGTGTTCCTCGGAGTGCTCGGCGTCGCGCCCGTGGCCAGCGGGCAGTTGCACGGCGATGCCAACTGCGACGGATTCGTGAATACCCTCGACCTCGAGGCCGTCATTGACATCGTGTTCGGTATGCCATCCGAGTGTGCCACCGCCGACGTTAACCGGGACGGGGCCGTCACGATCGCCGATGCCGTCGGGGTCGTTCTCGCTCTACCGACGCTGCCCCCGACCCCGACCCCCAGCGAGACGCCGACCGTAACCGTGAGCCCGAGCCCAAGCGAGACACCCACGGCGACGGAGAGTCCGACTCCCAGCGAAACGCCGACGATTACCCCGACGTCTCCGCCACCGACGTTGACGCGCACCTTCACTCCGAGCGGCACGGCCACGCACACCCCGACCGTCACCCGTACCGCCACGCCATCTCGCACCGCGACGCGAACCCCCACCAGTTCGCGTACCACCACCCCGACCCCAACTCCGTCTGGAACGCGAACCCCGACGCTGACGCGCACGACGACCCCGACGCGGACCGATACGCCGACCCGCACGCCGACCCGCACCGCGACCGAAAGCCGCACCCCCACGGCGAGCAAGACGCCGACTGCCACGCGCACCGCCACCCTGACGCGGACGCCGAGTCTTACCCCCACGCAGAGCGGGACGCCGACCGAGACGCGCACCCGGACGATCACGCCCACGCGCACGGTGACGCCGACGCCCACGCCGACCTCGATCATCCTGCCGGGTCCGCAGATCACGTACTTCGGCCTCGCCAACGCCGAGGGCTTTCCCGTCGCCTCGTCGGGGAAGGAAGGTCTGGATGACGTCTACACGCGCCCGTTCGGCGCTTTCTTTTACATCGTGGTCGAATCGCGCCCCGGTTCCAGCAGCAGCCCCCCCAGCACCAACAGTTACAACGCAGACAACCCCGACGCGGCGCCGGGGTTCCGACTCTGGGCGGATAACGACTTCGGTAACGGCAGCGAGACGGTTTGCGACGCCGGACCCCTACCGGATTTCCCGCTCGGCGGAGTGCCCAGGGTGCAGACTTACAACCCATCCGACGCGGCCGTGGCAAGGGCGCTGAACGACCTCGGTTGTCGCATAGAGGTAGTGACGGCGAGCAGCCTTGCCTGCACGCTCGACCCGTTCAGTACCGACATCGCCTTCGTGAACAGGCAACAAAGCCTGGTGCAGGCGTGCACTCGCAGCGTCCTCAGTAGCGCCCTGCGTCTTCCGGACGGGCGGACCAGACTGAGCGTGCAATGGCTCGACGGCGCCGGCAACGCCAGCGCGGTTAAGAGCATCATTCTCAACGTGGGGGGCTGA
- a CDS encoding TolC family protein, giving the protein MRLMLADAARPALRALIVVAVMTASSVSGIEEPAPLPLAAAIARVERVAPQLRAAADRVDAARGALHQAGRFPNPLFEARAENVRVDSNVFTAGNPPLDFFALLSQPVELGGKRSTRTAVAAADLQASGAELELAERQVKLDTMRLYLAAVRARELAAYFAENRTELDPLLEVVRRRVVQGYTAAADLAKLQAEAARVDSQLAQARFDLERSTLALGVNMGDDTPVAPARLVEPPLIDLPPESADVLAARIVEAQPLLRATRARLERAHETVRLQKARRIPDPLVTGGYKRVDDRDTIVMGVVVPIPVLDTNAGNIERALAEERAAAADIEALRRQLAAEAMALIAGARGLTERARRIDADLVEPAHVARQAARSTFRELGSNVLALVDAERVHTEAHRDALDVTLEAIARAFEVQVDLPAELAP; this is encoded by the coding sequence ATGCGCCTGATGTTAGCCGACGCGGCGCGTCCGGCGCTCCGAGCGTTGATCGTGGTGGCGGTCATGACTGCCTCTTCCGTCTCGGGGATCGAGGAGCCTGCGCCCCTTCCGTTGGCGGCGGCGATCGCGCGCGTGGAGCGGGTGGCGCCGCAGCTACGGGCCGCGGCGGACCGCGTCGACGCGGCGCGTGGCGCTCTCCATCAGGCCGGTCGCTTCCCCAACCCGTTGTTCGAGGCGAGAGCCGAAAACGTTCGCGTCGACAGCAACGTATTTACGGCGGGCAATCCGCCACTCGACTTCTTCGCCTTGCTCAGTCAGCCGGTGGAACTCGGCGGCAAACGCAGCACGCGCACCGCGGTTGCCGCCGCCGACCTGCAAGCCAGCGGGGCCGAACTGGAACTGGCCGAACGCCAGGTCAAACTCGACACCATGCGCCTTTACCTGGCGGCCGTCCGCGCCCGCGAACTCGCCGCGTATTTCGCCGAGAACCGCACCGAACTCGACCCGCTCCTCGAGGTGGTGCGCCGCCGTGTCGTTCAGGGCTATACCGCTGCCGCCGACCTCGCGAAGTTGCAGGCGGAGGCCGCCCGCGTCGACTCGCAACTCGCCCAGGCCCGCTTCGACCTCGAACGCAGCACGCTGGCCCTCGGCGTTAACATGGGCGACGACACTCCCGTCGCGCCGGCTCGACTGGTCGAACCGCCCCTCATCGACCTGCCTCCGGAAAGCGCCGATGTTCTTGCCGCGCGCATCGTCGAAGCGCAACCGCTGTTGCGCGCGACGCGGGCCCGCCTGGAGCGCGCCCACGAGACGGTACGGCTGCAGAAGGCCAGGCGTATTCCCGACCCCCTCGTCACTGGCGGCTACAAACGCGTCGACGATCGCGACACTATCGTCATGGGGGTGGTGGTGCCGATTCCCGTTCTCGACACCAACGCCGGCAACATCGAACGCGCCCTAGCCGAAGAACGCGCCGCCGCCGCCGACATCGAGGCGTTGCGCCGTCAGCTCGCCGCCGAGGCGATGGCGTTGATCGCCGGCGCGCGGGGCCTGACCGAGCGGGCGCGCCGAATCGATGCCGATCTCGTCGAGCCGGCTCACGTCGCACGGCAGGCAGCCCGCTCCACCTTTCGCGAGCTCGGCAGCAACGTCCTGGCTCTCGTCGACGCGGAACGTGTCCATACCGAGGCGCATCGCGATGCGCTCGATGTGACCCTCGAAGCCATCGCCCGGGCCTTCGAAGTGCAAGTTGACCTGCCCGCCGAGCTGGCGCCATGA
- a CDS encoding DUF4326 domain-containing protein — protein sequence MNTGAHIVDTETASTVARRVRARARRCWRNAATAVHHLGPAARYVEGWVIVHPRDPYVIEHGWCEVDGRIVDPSYTEYVTRGLSPLDPPLAYFPGYRFSPRAAASALTKNRLPIAWNGGDGPYEAAFREAWREVATRTSAPGNPVRTQLVNCRTVPFDVFIGRPSRWASPFHFDRDGSREAVIARYRHWLIRQPLLLRDVQHLRGKVLGCNCPPRRCHGEILVELANVHLGAAGAAGA from the coding sequence ATGAACACTGGGGCACACATCGTCGACACCGAGACTGCGTCCACAGTGGCGCGGCGGGTTCGCGCGCGGGCACGCCGCTGCTGGCGCAACGCCGCCACGGCGGTACACCACCTCGGCCCCGCGGCGCGCTACGTCGAAGGGTGGGTGATCGTGCACCCACGCGATCCCTACGTTATCGAGCACGGCTGGTGCGAGGTCGACGGGCGAATCGTCGACCCGAGCTACACCGAATATGTGACCCGCGGGCTAAGCCCGCTGGACCCGCCGCTCGCTTACTTCCCGGGCTACCGATTTTCCCCACGCGCGGCCGCCTCGGCGCTGACCAAGAACCGATTGCCGATTGCGTGGAACGGCGGCGACGGGCCGTACGAAGCCGCTTTCCGCGAAGCGTGGCGCGAGGTGGCGACGCGAACGTCGGCCCCCGGCAACCCCGTTAGAACCCAGCTCGTCAACTGCCGCACGGTGCCGTTCGACGTCTTCATTGGCAGGCCCTCGCGATGGGCAAGCCCGTTCCATTTCGATCGGGACGGTTCGCGCGAAGCCGTTATTGCCCGCTATCGGCACTGGCTGATCCGTCAGCCGCTACTGCTGCGCGACGTACAGCACCTGCGCGGCAAGGTCCTCGGCTGCAATTGCCCGCCGCGCCGCTGCCACGGCGAAATCCTCGTCGAACTGGCGAATGTGCATTTGGGGGCCGCGGGGGCCGCGGGGGCCTGA
- a CDS encoding TrpB-like pyridoxal phosphate-dependent enzyme: MSERRIVLSTREIPEAWYNLVADLPRPVPPHRHPATGAPVTAADMAAIFPPALIEQEVATERWIPVPEPVREQLALWRPTPLVRAVNLEKHLGTRARIYYKNESVSPAGSHKPNTAVAQAYYNKIAGMARLSTETGAGQWGSSLAFACGLFGLECKVYMVRVSYEQKPYRRSLMRLWGAEVVPSPSPDTEAGRAVLARDPECSGSLGIAISEAVEDAAKRPDTNYTLGSVLNHVCLHQTVIGLETEKQLALAGETPDMIIGCAGGGSNLAGIAFPFVSRTLAGKGPRLIAVEPAACPSLTRGKYAYDFGDSVGLAPMAYMYTLGHGFMPSGIHAGGLRYHGMAPMVSLLRHMGVLEAASYRQSEVFEAAVTFARTEGLCPAPETAHAIRAAIDEALRARAAGTSPCIVFNLSGHGHFDLVGYEKYLSGELEDVELTQESIDSTLAALPTVPQAAA, encoded by the coding sequence GTGAGCGAACGTCGCATTGTGCTCTCGACGCGGGAAATCCCGGAAGCCTGGTACAACCTGGTTGCCGACCTGCCGCGACCGGTGCCCCCGCATCGACACCCCGCTACCGGAGCGCCGGTGACGGCTGCCGACATGGCGGCCATTTTTCCGCCGGCATTGATCGAGCAGGAGGTAGCCACGGAAAGGTGGATACCCGTCCCCGAGCCGGTGCGCGAGCAGTTGGCCCTGTGGCGGCCGACCCCGCTCGTTCGCGCCGTCAATCTCGAGAAGCATCTCGGTACCCGGGCACGCATCTACTACAAGAACGAGTCGGTCAGCCCGGCCGGTTCGCACAAGCCGAACACGGCGGTCGCGCAGGCGTACTACAACAAGATCGCCGGCATGGCGCGTCTCAGCACCGAGACGGGCGCCGGTCAGTGGGGCTCCAGTCTCGCCTTCGCCTGCGGTCTGTTCGGCCTCGAGTGTAAGGTCTACATGGTGCGCGTCAGCTACGAACAGAAACCGTACCGGCGGTCGCTGATGCGCCTCTGGGGTGCCGAGGTGGTGCCGTCGCCGTCGCCCGACACCGAGGCCGGGCGGGCCGTCCTTGCCCGAGACCCCGAGTGCTCCGGCTCGCTCGGCATCGCCATCAGTGAGGCGGTGGAAGATGCCGCCAAGCGCCCCGACACCAACTACACCCTCGGTAGTGTCCTCAACCACGTCTGCCTGCACCAGACGGTCATCGGTCTGGAAACCGAGAAGCAGTTGGCCCTCGCCGGCGAAACGCCCGACATGATCATCGGCTGCGCGGGCGGCGGTTCGAATCTCGCCGGCATTGCGTTCCCGTTCGTGTCGCGCACGCTCGCCGGCAAGGGGCCGCGCCTGATTGCCGTCGAACCGGCGGCGTGTCCGAGTCTCACCCGCGGCAAGTACGCCTACGACTTCGGCGATTCGGTGGGCCTGGCGCCGATGGCGTACATGTACACGCTGGGCCACGGGTTCATGCCGTCGGGGATCCATGCCGGCGGCCTGCGCTACCACGGCATGGCGCCCATGGTTTCGCTGCTGCGCCACATGGGCGTCCTCGAAGCGGCGAGTTACCGCCAGAGCGAAGTGTTCGAGGCGGCGGTGACGTTTGCGCGCACGGAGGGGCTGTGCCCGGCACCGGAAACCGCTCACGCCATCCGGGCGGCGATCGACGAGGCGCTGCGAGCCAGGGCGGCGGGCACTTCGCCGTGCATCGTCTTCAACCTTTCCGGCCACGGCCACTTCGACCTCGTCGGCTACGAGAAGTATCTGTCGGGCGAACTCGAAGACGTCGAGCTTACCCAGGAGTCGATCGACTCGACGCTTGCCGCACTGCCCACCGTGCCGCAGGCGGCGGCATGA